A region from the Ptychodera flava strain L36383 chromosome 12, AS_Pfla_20210202, whole genome shotgun sequence genome encodes:
- the LOC139145728 gene encoding uncharacterized protein — translation MATIHRLTSNLAAETGRRVNAIVIEANGEDKEDAESKGVHLMLPDDTDPEEKPTLAWLTKYHSIHYPSLKKMSDVNVVIGHATTTSKAALDIQREYFRGKKVILFNHVLPEDTEVTRDDFTPTRVQQREATLCQEVSRCRVVFSVGPRVYHHFENKFSTLPSVKHELFLPLPAETFFQIGMKKPSITCQKQILTYGRIGHVNHLVGYDVVARGLSKYVTDLKKRKPTFNSPVWLISGIQEEGVRSASDFIKKHVTSGDLHLKVTFNWSNSQIINDLQESHLCLIPSHVEPFGMFGLEAIAAGIPVLVNSNSGLAMFLTKYMHPDKAAAVILDVGVTDTKRKRDINRWANRIAEVFEDYDHAFERAQEMKKMLRDCHAIKETHTVFKRECCVKEN, via the coding sequence ATGGCAACAATCCACAGACTAACATCTAACCTTGCTGCTGAAACTGGTCGAAGAGTAAATGCAATCGTCATCGAGGCAAACGGGGAAGACAAAGAAGATGCAGAGTCAAAAGGAGTTCATCTCATGTTGCCGGATGACACAGATCCCGAAGAAAAACCCACTCTTGCCTGGCTGACTAAATATCACTCGATCCACTATCCATCACTGAAGAAGATGTCAGACGTCAACGTCGTAATAGGTCATGCAACCACTACTTCAAAGGCGGCACTTGATATACAGAGAGAATATTTCCGAGGTAAGAAGGTGATTCTTTTCAATCACGTCTTACCGGAAGATACTGAAGTCACAAGGGATGATTTTACTCCTACAAGAGTACAGCAGCGGGAAGCAACACTCTGTCAGGAGGTTAGTCGATGCCGCGTCGTGTTCTCAGTTGGGCCTCGTGTGTATCATCACTTTGAAAACAAGTTCAGCACACTACCGTCCGTAAAGCATGAGCTATTCCTGCCCTTGCCCGCTGAAACATTCTTTCAAATTGGAATGAAGAAACCATCTATCACTTGCCAAAAACAGATTCTCACATATGGAAGAATAGGTCACGTGAATCACTTGGTTGGATATGATGTTGTTGCACGAGGCTTAAGTAAATATGTAACTGATCTCAAGAAGAGGAAACCAACTTTCAATTCACCGGTTTGGCTAATTAGCGGCATTCAGGAAGAGGGGGTACGGTCGGCAAGTGATTTCATCAAGAAGCATGTCACTAGTGGTGACTTGCATTTGAAAGTGACCTTTAATTGGTCCAACAGCCAGATCATAAATGATTTACAAGAGAGTCACCTTTGCCTTATCCCGTCACATGTTGAGCCTTTCGGTATGTTTGGCTTGGAGGCCATAGCAGCAGGAATACCAGTCCTGGTAAACAGCAACTCAGGCCTGGCGATGTTCCTTACCAAGTATATGCATCCAGACAAGGCAGCTGCGGTCATCTTAGATGTTGGTGTTACTGACACGAAAAGAAAACGTGACATCAATCGATGGGCTAACCGTATTGCAGAAGTGTTTGAAGATTATGATCATGCTTTCGAGAGGGCACAAGAGATGAAGAAAATGCTCCGTGATTGCCATGCAATCAAAGAAACACATACAGTCTTCAAGAGAGAATGCTGTGTAAAAGAAAATTAG